A stretch of DNA from Tigriopus californicus strain San Diego chromosome 11, Tcal_SD_v2.1, whole genome shotgun sequence:
TGCTGTGACCCCCGTGCCAGTTCAGCCTGCAGGGATCTTGTTCTATAGGGCCAAGAACTTCTACCGACGGAATATTTGGACCCTCATCTACGGTTGGGACGGTAATTTGTTCCGATTCATCATCAAACATGTCCACGCCAATCAGGTGGGTAGGCAGGAGAACTGCAATCTCCTCATCGCCCATGTTCAGTATATTGGACCGGACTCAATGGCGTCGAGTTATGCTTATCAGATCTCGTTGTTTGATGCCGATAATCCCCGGAGAACGGGCCCCGAATTCCAGGGCCTTGTCACGTCCACTCTGAAACCCGTGGAGAGTCAGTGCTTAAAGGAGGATGTTTTCGTGACCACGTTTCATCAAGCACGCAATTATACGGACCAGTGGGCAAATCTCAATTTCATCGTTCGGatgaagaaaatgtcaaatgaggCGCCCAGCTCCTCCAAAGAGAAGGCAAGTACCTCCGCACCGCTCGCCTCTTCGTCGACCCCGGGATCATCCTCGGGGGTATCTGCTCCGGCTCCTCCCGCTACaacctcctcttcctcctcctcctcctcatcatcatcatcatcgtcttcagCTGTGACCTTACAACCCTCCTCGTCGACTGCAAGCACATCAGTGGGCATGGAATCTTGAATCCCTTGTAGATTGGGACGACAAATCTCAACTGGATGGTGATGACATGGGTGCTCTTAAGTGCATCCAAGAGTTCTTTCAAAACAAGAGTATGAGGAATGTCAAAACTTCATACCCCGCCAGCACTAGTCGTTGATAATCCAAAAGAAAGCGGGGTCATCAAATCACGTACAAACAATATTCTAGTTGCTCCCCTCACCACCCGCCTATGAAAAAGTCAATCGAAATCATTTTCAGTCATTGTCGGCGTCGTCACGATCAAGCCGAATCTGATGTTTGTAATCATTATTGTTATCATCGAGCTTACATACCACTTTTGCGATTCAGGATCTCTTAAATTTATATGCAAGCTTTTCCGATCCATCTTTCTCAAATCGAGGCCGGATTGGAGAGCTATATCTAGTGATATGTAGCGTACGTAGAAGCTCTATTTTGGATTAATCCAACCGCTAAAAAgtatttgtctttttgtctTGGGAAATTTCGCTATATCAAATAAGAAGAATAATTAAGAAGTATAAAAGCATTAAATACACAAACATAAAAATATCCTGCATATGGCTCATCGtgttcatttcttgtttcAGTTGTCTCTGTTCGTACATTGGGAGGGTGGTTAggtgggatcaaatcaaaaaaccTTGGTCTATGTTTGTGTCCTACGGTCAAAATATTGCTTGTCCTTTCTGTGAGAAACGGCAACAGTTTTTTAACTTCGCCCATCCGTTTctatcaaaatgcaaataaaagaaGTGAAAGTCAAGTGAACGACGAGATTTTACTTAAACTGCGGACCATTTCCCAAACCTTAGGTCAAAGCAACTCTTAAGTCACTTTCCTAAGTGTATGAATGAATTAGGAGAGGTAGATGGGTGAGGATCAGGACTCAgggacaaatatttttttgagagTCTAATAATCACTTTAAGGCATTTTAAAAGCgcgcaatattttttttgttatggcaaaaaaaatctcgaaTGCAAAGATATCAGCCTGTCTGTTTAAATACAAGAAAGAAGCGTAAAACAACACTAAGAAacgaaatttgcaaaattttgacctAATGGCCTAAGGTTTCGAGATAttccattatttcaaaatgtttaaaatcaaaagcccaAGTAAATGTCTCCTAGCTTCAACtcccaaattaataccctaaaccatcCAGGTTGCTAGATTACTATTTGGTTTAGTTGGGTGCTTTACCTTAGCTATTTCTCAGGGTGAAAAGGCGGGGGCTAAACAAGCAggtattttcaaatttgctctttttgtgcgggattctagttgcgtttttacgaaaagcttgagcttttcgATGGAATTCGATTCTTCGATGGAATTACGAAAGCTATCTTATACTATACATCTTCAGAAGAATCCATGAGCTTTTGCGCCTCCCataatccaggctagtcaaaactcaaaaccatgaagtactctcttctcttccaggttccttcaatgttccatttcatcccccccccccgcaCACACAAATAAATACAGAATACATACGCATTGATTTGTTGGCAGGCTTTAAGTCAGACCTGGAAAATGCTTATCAACCCCTCGTTCAAAGGCTAGCTAGATGCATCGATTCTGTTTATTGGAAAGTCAGATatcataacaataaaaaatcattgatcattttgagctcCTACGTAGGGATTGCATTCTCAGTCTCCGTAAGGAAgttcaaaaaaatgtgcacTCTATTTCTTCCAAAGAGTGATAGGGAGGGTCTTGGcttgtttcttctcaagacaCTGAGGCCTTGCATAG
This window harbors:
- the LOC131890288 gene encoding E3 ubiquitin-protein ligase SIAH1B-like gives rise to the protein MDLDVDLGTVDNESVLTLMECPVCLDHITPPIKQCLKGHLVCSDCYPRLNHCPTCRGNMSEERNLAMEQVSYLLQYPCRYHPMGCKEAFSLAKKSAHEKDCPYLQLKCPFHGQCAFNGSLAEVVPHLKSEHAVTPVPVQPAGILFYRAKNFYRRNIWTLIYGWDGNLFRFIIKHVHANQVGRQENCNLLIAHVQYIGPDSMASSYAYQISLFDADNPRRTGPEFQGLVTSTLKPVESQCLKEDVFVTTFHQARNYTDQWANLNFIVRMKKMSNEAPSSSKEKASTSAPLASSSTPGSSSGVSAPAPPATTSSSSSSSSSSSSSSSAVTLQPSSSTASTSVGMES